One stretch of Arachis duranensis cultivar V14167 chromosome 1, aradu.V14167.gnm2.J7QH, whole genome shotgun sequence DNA includes these proteins:
- the LOC127747499 gene encoding cytosolic sulfotransferase 12-like, whose protein sequence is MPQANNIMPKYLQESEVSQECKDLIATLPMEKGWLASHLHQYQGFWHITRQLQGVLSCQKHFNALNSDILIVTTPKSGTTWLKALTFALLNRHKYPKMFQNHPLLTKNPHFLVPFLELDLYNDKDLVPNLNSIPSPRLFSTHIPYVSLPKPVIDSDCKIVYLCRDPKDTFISLWHFTNELKMEGTCANSLEDSLEKFCNGVSICGPFWEHVLGYWKESLDQPKKIMLMRYEEMKKNPSFVLKELARFVGCPFSKEEEDEGVIDDILKLCSFKNLSNLEVNKKGKLTSGEEHRAFFRCGKVGDFKNYLTIEMIEKLDMITEKKLGHYGFRF, encoded by the coding sequence ATGCCCCAAGCCAATAACATAATGCCTAAATACTTGCAAGAGAGTGAAGTGTCCCAAGAATGCAAGGATTTGATAGCAACCTTGCCAATGGAGAAAGGTTGGCTTGCAAGCCACTTACACCAATACCAAGGGTTTTGGCATATCACTAGGCAATTGCAAGGGGTATTGTCTTGCCAAAAGCACTTCAATGCTCTTAACTCAGATATTCTCATTGTTACAACTCCAAAATCAGGTACCACTTGGCTTAAGGCATTGACATTTGCATTGCTTAACCGCCACAAATACCCTAAAATGTTCCAAAACCACCCTTTGCTCACTAAAAACCCTCATTTTCTTGTACCCTTTTTAGAGCTTGATTTATACAATGATAAGGATTTAGTACCTAATCTAAATTCAATCCCTTCACCAAGGCTTTTCTCCACACATATTCCTTATGTTTCGTTGCCGAAACCAGTGATCGATTCAGATTGTAAAATAGTGTATCTTTGTAGAGATCCTAAAGACACATTCATCTCATTGTGGCATTTCACGAACGAACTTAAGATGGAAGGTACATGTGCCAATTCACTTGAAGATTCATTGGAGAAATTTTGTAATGGGGTGAGCATATGTGGACCCTTTTGGGAGCATGTTTTAGGGTATTGGAAGGAAAGCTTGGATCAACCAAAGAAGATAATGTTGATGAGATAtgaagagatgaagaagaaccCTAGCTTTGTGTTGAAAGAGCTTGCTAGGTTTGTTGGGTGCCCCTTTTCaaaagaggaggaagatgaaGGTGTCATTGATGATATTTTGAAGCTGTGTAGTTTCAAGAACTTGAGCAACTTGGAGGTGAATAAGAAAGGAAAGTTGACAAGTGGTGAAGAACATAGGGCTTTCTTCCGATGTGGCAAAGTTggagatttcaaaaattatcttACTATTGAGATGATTGAAAAACTTGATATGATTACCGAAAAGAAGCTAGGACATTATGGATTTAGATTCTAG
- the LOC127747500 gene encoding cytosolic sulfotransferase 12-like, translating into MAEGQPSSIIVPKYLQEDELSEDVRDLISTLPTDKGWFVNTIYQYQGFWHVPRQLQGLLNCQKHFKAQDTDILLATQPKSGTTWLKALTFSLINRKTKYPITLNHDHPLFSNNPHALVPFLEFDLFHVKDVVPDLSLFSSPRLFATHLPYVSLPESVKDSDCKIVYLCRDPKDTFISLWHFSNSLRLFKGTNPLKDSFDQFCRGINVGGPFWDHILSYWKESLLSLEKPKKKVMFLRYEELKMNTSFILKNLAEFLGCPFSKEEEDQGLVDDILKLCSFENLKNLEVNKNGKRPSGIANKAYFRRGEIGDWKNHLTHEMVDQLNTIVENKMGNFGFKF; encoded by the coding sequence ATGGCTGAAGGGCAACCCTCCTCCATTATTGTACCCAAATACTTGCAAGAAGATGAACTAAGCGAAGATGTTAGGGATTTGATATCAACCTTACCAACCGATAAAGGTTGGTTTGTAAACACCATCTACCAATACCAAGGATTTTGGCATGTCCCTAGGCAATTGCAAGGACTCTTAAATTGTCAAAAACACTTCAAAGCCCAAGACACTGATATTCTCCTTGCAACTCAACCAAAATCAGGCACCACTTGGCTCAAGGCATTAACATTTTCCTTGATCAACCGCAAAACCAAATACCCTATAACCCTAAACCATGATCACCCTTTATTCTCTAACAATCCTCATGCTCTTGTACCCTTTTTGGAGTTTGACCTTTTTCATGTCAAAGATGTAGTTCCGGATCTAAGCTTGTTCTCTTCTCCGAGGCTTTTCGCTACTCACCTTCCTTATGTCTCATTGCCGGAATCAGTGAAGGATTCTGACTGTAAAATAGTGTATCTTTGCAGGGATCCGAAAGACACTTTCATTTCGCTTTGGCATTTTTCTAATTCCTTAAGATTATTCAAAGGGACGAATCCCCTTAAAGATTCCTTTGATCAGTTTTGTAGAGGAATCAATGTTGGTGGACCCTTTTGGGACCATATATTGAGCTATTGGAAGGAGAGCTTGTTGAGCTTGGAGAAGCCAAAGAAGAAGGTAATGTTTTTGAGATATGAAGAATTGAAAATGAATACTAGTTTTATTTTGAAGAATCTAGCTGAGTTTTTAGGGTGTCCTTTTTCCAAAGAGGAGGAAGATCAAGGGTTGGTGGATGATATCTTGAAGCTATGTAGCTTTGAGAACTTGAAGAATTTGGAAGTGAATAAAAATGGTAAAAGGCCATCTGGAATTGCAAACAAAGCTTACTTCCGTCGTGGTGAAATTGGAGATTGGAAAAATCATCTCACCCATGAAATGGTTGACCAATTGAATACTATTGTTGAAAACAAAATGGGTAATTTTGGGTTTAAATTTTAG